The Arthrobacter russicus genome has a segment encoding these proteins:
- the trmB gene encoding tRNA (guanosine(46)-N7)-methyltransferase TrmB, protein MENSTYRPQPVSFVRRGSRLQGRREKAWEENREQFLIDVPRALADTSVDPEYRFDAAAAFGRDAELVLEIGSGLGEAVVHAAAEAPERDFLAVEVYLPGLAQTVQRAAANGLQNLRVVQANAPEVLATMIRPGSLAEVWTFFSDPWPKAKHEKRRLVTPEFAELVARSLRPGGLWRLATDWEHYAEQMLEIGEASTLLNEHEAWAPRFEGRIITSFENKAHLAGRTVRDLTYRKPA, encoded by the coding sequence ATGGAAAACAGCACATACCGCCCGCAACCGGTCTCCTTCGTGCGCCGGGGCAGCCGCCTCCAAGGGCGCCGGGAAAAGGCTTGGGAAGAGAACCGCGAGCAGTTTCTGATCGATGTGCCGCGGGCTTTGGCGGACACCTCGGTCGATCCGGAGTACCGCTTCGACGCAGCCGCGGCTTTCGGCCGGGATGCCGAGTTGGTGCTGGAAATCGGTTCCGGGCTGGGCGAGGCCGTGGTCCATGCCGCGGCCGAAGCGCCGGAGCGAGATTTCTTGGCGGTCGAGGTGTACCTGCCCGGCTTGGCGCAGACCGTGCAGCGGGCAGCAGCCAATGGCCTGCAGAATCTGCGTGTAGTCCAGGCGAATGCCCCCGAGGTGCTGGCGACCATGATCCGGCCTGGATCGCTCGCCGAGGTCTGGACCTTTTTCTCCGACCCCTGGCCCAAAGCCAAACACGAAAAACGCCGTTTGGTGACCCCCGAGTTCGCGGAGCTGGTGGCGCGTTCGCTGCGCCCCGGCGGGCTGTGGCGGCTCGCCACGGATTGGGAACACTACGCCGAACAGATGCTCGAGATCGGTGAAGCCTCGACCCTGCTCAATGAACACGAAGCCTGGGCGCCGCGGTTCGAGGGCCGGATCATCACCAGTTTCGAGAACAAGGCCCATCTGGCCGGTCGCACGGTCCGGGATCTGACTTACCGCAAACCGGCCTAA
- a CDS encoding WXG100 family type VII secretion target, translating into MNDQMLGADTDQLRALAQAFGSAADQINSAVGSLSPAVQHSPWSGGDAMKFRADWNSRMRPQLNGTANALSGLSKKLVQQAADQDRTSAVDGGGPGGVPGPTPEQVKQHQADLRSQLAKMQGASKDEVEKWWNGLSDEDKKYLMQGKDSRGNALGSDLLAIQSKLPAGAVEQLRSDLTNEAKATIPVFKEKTTIGIDGRAGWVHGGAHLASEITENADGSASLKVSGDIGGGVNNPGGGNAKDENSKPGVNAGATLTGEISRTYLFKNKADAEGALNGMVNGLPPDGFGDVKKIVGNPVDYINDKLNGAAQANHSVSQSDSVKGTLSVYADGKLGGGDSGVSGGVKMDLAYEHNLTKDTSSASGTLNVKADLDLGNNLKLAGDGEVGAKITMDGDNNIQKLTISAKGNLSESFGAKSEIDGLDKGALGGFKLSAGDQGTVQMDIPYTAQNQQIITQFMGHMGTGDTAAMVGDLQQIYKGSAVTMQVNTVAKAETNLVDMDAWAASLKIGKSTEVTSNVGTLFKLAGDEKIQAFTPVGHR; encoded by the coding sequence ATGAATGACCAAATGCTCGGTGCGGATACCGATCAACTGCGCGCCCTGGCGCAGGCATTCGGCAGCGCCGCCGACCAGATAAATTCCGCCGTGGGTTCCTTGAGCCCGGCGGTGCAGCACAGCCCGTGGAGCGGCGGCGACGCGATGAAGTTCCGCGCCGATTGGAACAGTCGGATGCGGCCGCAGCTCAATGGCACGGCGAATGCGCTCAGCGGCCTGTCGAAGAAACTCGTGCAGCAGGCGGCGGACCAGGATCGGACGTCGGCGGTCGACGGTGGCGGCCCGGGCGGGGTGCCAGGCCCGACGCCGGAGCAGGTCAAGCAGCATCAGGCGGACCTGCGCTCGCAATTGGCCAAGATGCAAGGGGCCTCCAAAGACGAGGTCGAGAAGTGGTGGAATGGTCTTTCCGATGAGGACAAGAAGTACCTCATGCAAGGAAAGGACAGCCGGGGCAACGCGTTGGGCTCGGATCTGCTGGCGATCCAGTCGAAGCTGCCGGCGGGAGCCGTGGAGCAGCTCCGCTCGGATCTGACCAATGAGGCGAAAGCCACGATCCCGGTCTTCAAAGAAAAAACCACGATCGGCATCGATGGCCGGGCCGGCTGGGTGCACGGCGGCGCGCATTTGGCGTCGGAAATCACCGAAAACGCCGACGGTTCGGCTTCGCTCAAAGTTTCCGGGGACATCGGCGGCGGGGTCAACAACCCCGGCGGTGGGAACGCCAAAGACGAGAACAGCAAGCCCGGCGTCAATGCGGGTGCCACCTTGACCGGCGAAATCAGCCGGACCTACCTCTTCAAGAACAAGGCCGACGCCGAGGGCGCATTGAACGGAATGGTGAACGGACTGCCGCCGGACGGGTTCGGCGATGTCAAGAAGATCGTGGGCAATCCCGTCGATTACATCAACGACAAACTCAACGGCGCGGCGCAAGCCAACCACTCGGTCTCGCAGAGCGATTCGGTTAAGGGCACCCTCTCGGTTTACGCCGACGGCAAGCTCGGCGGCGGCGACTCCGGGGTGAGCGGCGGGGTCAAAATGGATCTGGCTTACGAACACAACCTCACCAAAGACACCTCAAGCGCCTCCGGCACGCTGAACGTCAAGGCCGATTTGGACCTGGGCAACAACTTGAAGCTGGCCGGCGACGGCGAAGTGGGCGCGAAGATCACGATGGATGGGGACAACAACATCCAGAAGCTCACGATCAGCGCCAAAGGCAACCTGTCCGAGTCCTTCGGTGCGAAATCCGAAATCGACGGGCTGGACAAGGGGGCGTTGGGCGGCTTCAAACTGAGCGCCGGCGACCAGGGAACCGTGCAGATGGACATCCCCTACACGGCGCAGAACCAGCAGATCATCACGCAGTTCATGGGCCACATGGGTACCGGAGACACCGCGGCCATGGTCGGTGATCTGCAGCAGATCTACAAGGGCAGCGCGGTGACCATGCAGGTCAACACCGTGGCCAAAGCGGAGACGAATCTGGTCGACATGGACGCTTGGGCCGCGTCGTTGAAGATCGGCAAGAGTACTGAAGTCACCAGCAATGTGGGTACGCTTTTCAAACTGGCCGGAGACGAGAAAATCCAGGCCTTCACCCCGGTCGGCCACCGATGA
- a CDS encoding MerR family transcriptional regulator, translating to MCWSALQVLAWAYEHWNPTFDLGRLRRHRLEPRHAALYEREGMFPRIARGGDRRRKYSEEDIGRIMLLVKLRRTGMSVHDMQRFVQLLAGGAETHQERMTLLLEHRIKVLSQFEQVQSDLAAVDVKIAYYENKLAT from the coding sequence TTGTGCTGGAGTGCACTCCAGGTCTTAGCTTGGGCGTATGAGCACTGGAACCCAACTTTCGATCTCGGACGTCTCCGACGCCACCGGCTTGAGCCAAGACACGCTGCGCTGTACGAACGCGAGGGCATGTTCCCGCGGATCGCCCGCGGCGGCGATCGACGCCGCAAGTACAGCGAGGAAGATATCGGCCGGATCATGCTGCTGGTCAAACTCCGCCGCACCGGAATGTCGGTGCACGACATGCAACGTTTCGTGCAACTGTTGGCCGGCGGGGCGGAAACCCACCAAGAACGAATGACCCTGTTGCTGGAGCATCGGATCAAGGTGCTTTCGCAATTCGAACAGGTGCAATCGGATCTGGCCGCAGTGGACGTAAAAATCGCATACTACGAAAACAAACTCGCCACCTGA
- a CDS encoding GNAT family N-acetyltransferase, with the protein MPDLLGASPGNIAAFDDASWPEVQRIHAAGIAGGHATFDPALPGAAQFFASRVPELRLAWFAGTRGSGTDPQTAPMAGWIAATRVSPREVYRGVIEHSVYVDPAFAGQGIARALLEKFFANAKSLGYWTVQCSIFRENTASQALHEKSGFRQIGYRERVGLMSYGPLAGQWRDTLIYEKRL; encoded by the coding sequence ATGCCTGATTTGTTGGGCGCCAGCCCTGGAAACATCGCGGCCTTCGACGACGCTTCGTGGCCGGAGGTGCAACGGATCCATGCCGCTGGCATCGCCGGCGGCCATGCCACCTTCGATCCGGCGCTACCCGGTGCGGCGCAGTTCTTCGCCAGCCGGGTGCCGGAGTTGCGGCTTGCCTGGTTTGCCGGAACCCGCGGCTCCGGAACCGATCCGCAGACCGCGCCGATGGCCGGCTGGATCGCCGCGACCCGGGTATCCCCCCGGGAGGTGTACCGCGGAGTCATCGAACATTCCGTGTACGTCGACCCGGCCTTTGCCGGTCAGGGAATCGCCCGGGCGCTGCTGGAAAAGTTCTTCGCGAACGCGAAAAGCCTCGGCTATTGGACCGTGCAATGCTCGATCTTCCGCGAAAACACGGCGAGCCAAGCCCTCCACGAAAAGTCCGGATTCCGGCAGATCGGCTACCGGGAACGGGTCGGCCTGATGTCTTACGGCCCATTGGCCGGGCAGTGGCGGGACACCTTGATCTACGAAAAGCGGCTCTGA
- a CDS encoding amino acid permease, with translation MGPVRAANPYSIWRRKPIDGVEDETQQSGLFKSLGLWQLTAIGVGGIVGVGIFSLAGLVAAGDPNNPAAGPAVLISFLIAGLASAAAALSYAEFAGMIPRAGSAYTYGYVALGEVTGWFIGWDLLLEYIAIVAVVAIGISGYFDAFLSGFGIHLPTWMTQTADSPGGFINLPAIVICLLVTFILSRGTKALGRFELIAVGLKILLILFIVGLGMFYINTENYSPFMPFGFGPVVAGAATVFFAVFGYDAMSTAAEESVDGKKHMPKAIILSLVIAMVLYVGATLVLTGMQNFQDIDPKAGFASAFQGVGLPVIATVISVFAVVSIMTVMLTFLLGVTRVWFSMSRDGLLPKWFAKVDRRGVPQRVTWIAGVGSAVLAGIFPIREVADLTNIGILAAFVVVCVAVIVFRYTKPKAERTFRLPFMPVVPAIGVLFSLFLILQLHWETWLRFVAWLAIGLVIYFCYGRRHSMMNPDSPRHTAIKD, from the coding sequence ATGGGACCAGTACGCGCAGCCAATCCGTATTCGATCTGGCGGCGCAAGCCGATCGACGGAGTCGAGGACGAAACGCAGCAGAGTGGCCTGTTCAAATCACTGGGGCTCTGGCAGCTGACCGCGATCGGCGTCGGCGGCATCGTCGGTGTGGGGATTTTCTCCCTGGCCGGTTTGGTCGCAGCCGGAGACCCGAACAACCCCGCCGCCGGGCCGGCGGTGCTGATCTCCTTCCTGATCGCGGGCCTGGCCTCGGCGGCGGCAGCCCTGTCTTACGCAGAGTTCGCCGGGATGATCCCGCGCGCTGGCTCCGCCTACACCTACGGCTACGTGGCGCTGGGTGAAGTCACCGGTTGGTTCATCGGTTGGGACCTGCTGCTGGAGTACATCGCGATCGTGGCTGTCGTTGCGATTGGCATTTCGGGCTACTTCGATGCCTTCCTCTCCGGCTTCGGGATCCACTTGCCGACCTGGATGACGCAAACCGCCGACTCCCCCGGCGGCTTCATCAACCTGCCGGCCATCGTGATCTGCCTCCTGGTCACCTTCATCCTCAGCCGCGGCACCAAAGCGCTCGGCCGGTTCGAACTGATCGCGGTCGGGCTGAAGATCTTGTTGATCCTGTTCATCGTGGGCTTGGGCATGTTCTACATCAACACCGAGAACTATTCTCCGTTCATGCCCTTCGGCTTCGGCCCGGTGGTCGCCGGCGCCGCGACCGTCTTCTTCGCAGTTTTCGGCTACGACGCGATGAGCACCGCCGCGGAAGAGTCCGTGGACGGGAAGAAACACATGCCGAAAGCCATTATTCTGTCCCTGGTGATCGCCATGGTGCTCTACGTCGGCGCCACCCTGGTGCTCACCGGGATGCAGAACTTCCAGGACATCGACCCCAAGGCCGGCTTCGCCTCCGCCTTCCAGGGCGTCGGGTTGCCGGTCATCGCCACGGTGATCTCGGTCTTCGCCGTGGTCTCGATCATGACCGTGATGCTCACCTTCCTGCTCGGCGTGACCCGGGTCTGGTTCTCAATGAGCCGGGACGGCCTGTTGCCCAAGTGGTTCGCCAAGGTGGACCGGCGTGGCGTGCCGCAGCGGGTGACCTGGATCGCCGGCGTCGGTTCGGCGGTGCTGGCCGGGATCTTCCCGATCCGCGAAGTCGCCGATCTGACCAACATCGGCATTCTGGCGGCTTTCGTCGTGGTCTGCGTCGCGGTCATCGTCTTCCGCTACACGAAGCCGAAGGCGGAGCGGACTTTCCGGCTCCCGTTCATGCCGGTGGTTCCGGCGATCGGCGTGCTGTTCTCACTGTTCCTGATCCTGCAGTTGCACTGGGAAACCTGGCTGCGGTTCGTGGCCTGGCTGGCGATCGGCCTGGTGATCTACTTCTGCTACGGCCGCCGGCACTCCATGATGAACCCGGACAGCCCCCGGCATACCGCGATCAAGGACTGA
- a CDS encoding HutD/Ves family protein, with protein sequence MRVIRYAELKAQPWLNGGGNTRVLDADAPGSDFGWRISIASIDQAGPFSALPGIDRVITLIEGEFLLLDVDGAEHGLEKYRPFRFSGDSAVSGEPVGSSTDLNVMTRRGAFQGFTTVLELSKKRPHPVFPGQWAVLLQGAATVSVPGPDGSAGEPVALARYDAVVGHGEQAPELSGRGFVAIISIDPAQT encoded by the coding sequence ATGCGAGTGATCAGATACGCCGAGCTCAAGGCACAGCCCTGGCTCAATGGCGGCGGTAACACCCGGGTGCTCGATGCGGATGCGCCCGGCAGTGATTTCGGCTGGCGGATCAGCATCGCCTCGATCGACCAGGCCGGGCCGTTTTCCGCACTGCCGGGCATCGACCGGGTGATCACCTTGATCGAGGGCGAATTCCTGCTGCTGGACGTCGACGGCGCCGAGCACGGCCTGGAGAAGTACCGGCCGTTCCGATTCTCCGGGGATTCCGCAGTGTCCGGAGAGCCGGTCGGGTCCAGTACCGACTTGAATGTGATGACCCGGCGCGGCGCCTTCCAGGGGTTCACCACGGTCCTGGAGCTGTCCAAAAAGCGCCCACACCCGGTGTTCCCCGGGCAATGGGCGGTGTTGCTGCAAGGCGCGGCCACGGTTTCGGTTCCGGGGCCCGATGGCAGCGCCGGTGAGCCGGTCGCCTTGGCACGGTACGACGCCGTCGTCGGCCACGGCGAGCAGGCGCCGGAGCTCAGCGGCCGCGGCTTCGTGGCGATCATCAGCATCGACCCGGCGCAGACCTGA
- a CDS encoding YccF domain-containing protein produces the protein MKTLLNVIWLLFGGIWLALGYFLAGIVCCLLIVTIPWGIASFRIAGYALWPFGRMVVDKPGGVGIAATLGNVVWLLVAGIWIAIGHVMTAIAMAITIIGIPLAIANLKLIPVSLMPLGKQIVPTSQPFVTGYR, from the coding sequence GTGAAAACACTTTTGAACGTCATTTGGCTGCTCTTCGGTGGGATCTGGCTCGCGCTGGGATACTTCCTGGCCGGCATCGTCTGTTGCCTTCTGATCGTCACGATCCCCTGGGGCATCGCCTCGTTCCGGATCGCTGGCTATGCCCTGTGGCCGTTCGGCCGGATGGTGGTGGACAAGCCCGGCGGCGTCGGAATCGCGGCAACGCTGGGCAATGTGGTTTGGTTGCTGGTGGCCGGCATCTGGATCGCCATCGGCCATGTGATGACCGCGATCGCGATGGCGATCACGATCATCGGCATACCGTTGGCGATCGCCAACCTGAAACTGATTCCGGTTTCGCTGATGCCGTTGGGCAAGCAGATCGTGCCGACGAGCCAGCCCTTCGTCACCGGCTACCGCTGA
- a CDS encoding purine-cytosine permease family protein: MPGTTGGRSLLEKHSIDVVPAEERHGRPWHQFTLWFGANLQITAVVDGALAVVFGADALWAIIGLLIGNIAGGVVMALHSAQGPRLGLPQMISSRAQFGVYGAVIPLVLAILMYLGFASTGAVLAGQAVNVITGWQNQALGIVVFGVLTAAVATMGYRYIHVLGRIATIAGLLGFGYLTFRLFAQYDVGALLGAKAFAPASFLTAIALAAGWQLTYGPYVADYSRYLPAQTPQHKTFWATFGGSVLGSQWSMSLGALLAALPLAADAGFLGNQVGFLGQLGGPGAFTVFIALVVLIGKLTVNTLNAYGGFMSLLTTVSAFTGRSRIRQAVRVLYICGFLLLSVLIAVGASADFLGNFKSLVLLLLMVFIPWSAINLVDYYLISKERVDIPALYDVNGRYGKWNRAALLSYAAGVLVQIPFLAQTLYTGPFAAALGSADISWLVGLVVSAAIYYPWAKRLVSRRTDEHAQRSQ, encoded by the coding sequence GTGCCCGGAACCACCGGTGGCCGAAGCCTGCTGGAGAAGCACAGCATCGACGTGGTTCCGGCCGAGGAACGCCATGGCCGGCCATGGCATCAATTCACCCTGTGGTTCGGTGCGAATCTGCAGATCACCGCGGTGGTGGACGGCGCGCTCGCGGTGGTCTTCGGCGCCGATGCGCTCTGGGCGATCATCGGCTTGCTGATCGGGAACATCGCCGGTGGCGTGGTGATGGCCCTGCACTCCGCGCAAGGGCCCAGGCTGGGACTTCCGCAGATGATTTCCAGCCGGGCGCAGTTCGGCGTCTATGGGGCGGTGATCCCGTTGGTCCTGGCGATCCTGATGTACTTGGGTTTCGCCTCCACCGGGGCGGTGCTCGCCGGCCAAGCCGTGAATGTGATCACCGGTTGGCAGAACCAGGCCCTGGGCATCGTGGTCTTCGGGGTGCTCACCGCTGCGGTGGCCACCATGGGGTACCGGTACATCCACGTGCTGGGCCGGATCGCGACGATCGCCGGGTTGCTCGGATTCGGTTATCTGACCTTCCGGCTGTTCGCCCAATACGACGTCGGCGCCCTGTTGGGGGCGAAGGCCTTTGCGCCCGCGAGCTTTTTGACCGCGATTGCGCTGGCCGCCGGCTGGCAGCTCACCTATGGGCCGTATGTGGCCGACTATTCGCGCTACCTGCCGGCGCAGACCCCGCAGCACAAGACATTTTGGGCCACCTTCGGCGGCAGTGTGCTCGGCTCGCAGTGGTCGATGTCGTTGGGGGCCTTGCTCGCCGCGTTGCCGCTTGCCGCCGATGCCGGGTTCCTGGGCAATCAGGTCGGGTTCCTGGGCCAGCTCGGCGGGCCGGGGGCGTTCACCGTGTTCATCGCCCTGGTGGTGCTGATCGGCAAGCTCACGGTCAACACGCTCAACGCCTACGGCGGCTTCATGTCGTTGCTGACCACGGTCTCCGCGTTCACCGGACGCAGCCGGATCCGGCAAGCCGTCCGGGTGCTCTACATCTGCGGGTTCCTGCTGCTTTCGGTGCTGATCGCGGTCGGCGCTTCGGCGGACTTCCTGGGCAACTTCAAATCGCTCGTGCTGTTGCTGCTCATGGTGTTCATCCCATGGAGTGCGATCAATCTGGTGGACTACTACCTGATTTCCAAAGAACGCGTGGACATCCCGGCGCTCTACGACGTCAACGGCCGCTACGGGAAGTGGAATCGGGCGGCCTTGCTCAGCTACGCGGCCGGAGTCCTGGTGCAGATCCCGTTCCTGGCGCAGACGCTCTACACCGGGCCCTTCGCGGCGGCCTTGGGCAGTGCGGACATCTCGTGGCTGGTGGGCCTGGTGGTCTCCGCCGCGATCTACTACCCCTGGGCGAAACGCCTGGTTTCAAGGCGCACCGACGAGCACGCCCAGCGGAGTCAATGA
- a CDS encoding MFS transporter → MPAAPPSAGRAWEGHPRGSNAYRRILVALACAGVATFAQLYSVQGVLPLISADLGVSAADAALTVSAATVGLALAVIPWSAAADRIGRLRAMYFAVIGATVFGLIVPLMPNLSAILVVRFFEGVSLGGIPALALAYLTEEVHKLHAGIAAGTYVAGTSIGGLLGRVVAGPVGDFAGWRIGVLAVSLLSGLAAVGFILLAPRQRGFAKRSKHDGGPGLAGRLLANLRNPALLVLYAQGLLLMGGFVAVYNYLGFRLGADPFFLPATLTSLLFLAYLAGTFSSRFAGGLSARLGRRRVLAGGTSVMIVGVALTMAPWLPVILLGLLVLTAGFFAAHAMASGWTPVLAKTGPAQAAALYNLFYYIGSSLIGWCGGIVFQSLGWDALALMVIVLAGLAMVLAWLALRRHTDAGIGAG, encoded by the coding sequence ATGCCTGCAGCGCCCCCGTCCGCCGGCCGCGCTTGGGAAGGCCACCCGCGCGGGAGCAATGCCTATCGCAGGATTCTGGTCGCCCTGGCCTGCGCCGGCGTCGCCACTTTCGCCCAGCTCTATTCGGTCCAGGGCGTGCTGCCGCTGATCTCCGCGGACCTCGGGGTCAGCGCCGCGGATGCCGCGCTGACGGTCTCCGCAGCCACCGTCGGACTCGCTTTGGCGGTGATCCCCTGGTCCGCGGCGGCAGACCGGATCGGCCGATTGCGCGCAATGTATTTTGCCGTGATCGGAGCCACGGTCTTCGGTCTGATCGTCCCGCTCATGCCGAACCTGTCCGCGATCTTGGTGGTCCGCTTTTTCGAAGGCGTGTCCTTGGGCGGGATACCCGCCCTGGCACTGGCCTATCTGACCGAAGAAGTGCACAAACTGCACGCCGGGATCGCGGCCGGCACCTACGTCGCCGGGACGTCGATCGGCGGCCTGCTGGGCCGGGTCGTCGCCGGACCGGTGGGCGACTTCGCCGGTTGGCGGATCGGTGTGCTGGCGGTCAGTCTGCTTTCCGGGCTCGCCGCAGTCGGCTTCATCCTGCTGGCGCCCCGGCAGCGGGGCTTCGCGAAACGCTCGAAGCACGACGGCGGCCCCGGCCTGGCCGGACGGCTGCTCGCCAATCTGCGCAACCCTGCCCTGCTCGTGCTCTACGCGCAGGGGCTCCTGCTGATGGGCGGCTTCGTCGCGGTCTACAACTACCTGGGCTTCCGGCTCGGTGCGGATCCGTTTTTCCTGCCGGCCACCTTGACCAGCTTGCTGTTCCTGGCTTACCTGGCCGGGACTTTTTCCTCCCGGTTCGCCGGTGGCCTGAGCGCCCGCCTGGGTCGCCGCCGGGTGCTGGCTGGTGGCACTTCGGTGATGATCGTCGGGGTCGCCCTGACCATGGCCCCGTGGCTGCCGGTGATTCTCCTGGGCCTGTTGGTGCTGACCGCGGGCTTCTTCGCCGCCCATGCGATGGCCTCCGGCTGGACGCCGGTCTTGGCCAAAACCGGGCCGGCCCAGGCGGCAGCCTTGTACAACCTGTTCTATTACATCGGCTCGAGTCTGATCGGCTGGTGCGGCGGCATCGTCTTCCAATCGCTGGGCTGGGACGCCTTGGCGCTCATGGTGATCGTCCTGGCCGGCCTGGCCATGGTCCTGGCCTGGCTCGCGCTGCGCCGGCACACCGATGCGGGTATCGGTGCAGGATAA
- a CDS encoding DEAD/DEAH box helicase, protein MQTFASLGVPKALVSVLDAQGISAPFPIQAKTLPDSLGGRDVLGRGRTGSGKTLAFGLPLVARLAEREAAYLRKPNRPLGLVLAPTRELATQINATIEPLAKALGLNTTVIYGGVSQQRQERALKAGVDIVIACPGRLEDLMRQKLVTLESVEITVLDEADHMADLGFLPVVKRIMDTTPAQGQRLLFSATLDNGVDKIVQRYLSQPVTHSVDEPKAAVSTMEHHVLAVADQNVKKQLIVELASGTGRRVLFMRTKHHARKLAKTLTDAGIPAVDLHGNLSQNARDRNLAEFSSGEVRVLVATDVAARGVHVDDVELVIHVDPPTEHKAYLHRSGRTARAGSDGTVVTISLPEQQQDVKKLMRAAGVDVAFEKVTATSPLIAKLVGDVAEKIDPRTRAALLAAKAPQQGGGRSTGANAERKRTQRAEGGRGRSQGGQRGGQRQAAAGNREERRRDQPQAPRFGSDAPRSVRSNGRTDSARTSSPRTAGAGNGSQRGSAGRNASGHGSANQGGSIEHAPAQRRSRPSGPRRAGAPASNARRG, encoded by the coding sequence ATGCAAACATTTGCCTCCTTGGGTGTGCCCAAGGCCCTCGTTTCAGTGCTCGATGCGCAAGGCATCAGTGCTCCTTTCCCGATCCAAGCCAAGACACTGCCCGATTCGCTCGGCGGCCGCGATGTGCTGGGCCGTGGCCGTACCGGCTCCGGCAAAACCCTGGCCTTCGGCTTGCCGTTGGTCGCCCGGCTCGCCGAGCGCGAAGCGGCTTACCTGCGCAAGCCCAACCGCCCGCTGGGCCTGGTGCTAGCACCGACCCGCGAACTGGCCACGCAGATCAATGCGACCATCGAGCCGCTGGCGAAAGCCCTCGGCTTGAACACCACGGTGATCTACGGCGGAGTCTCGCAGCAACGCCAAGAGCGCGCGCTCAAAGCCGGCGTCGACATCGTGATCGCATGCCCGGGCCGCCTCGAAGATTTGATGCGGCAGAAGCTGGTCACCCTCGAATCGGTGGAAATCACCGTGCTCGACGAGGCCGACCACATGGCCGACCTCGGCTTCCTGCCCGTGGTCAAGCGGATCATGGACACGACGCCGGCCCAGGGCCAGCGCTTGCTCTTCTCCGCGACTTTGGACAACGGTGTGGACAAGATCGTGCAACGCTACTTGAGCCAGCCGGTCACGCACTCGGTCGACGAGCCCAAGGCCGCGGTCTCCACCATGGAGCACCACGTGCTGGCGGTCGCCGATCAGAACGTCAAAAAGCAGCTGATCGTCGAGCTCGCCTCCGGAACCGGCCGCCGGGTGCTCTTCATGCGGACCAAGCACCATGCCCGCAAGCTGGCCAAAACCCTGACCGACGCCGGAATCCCGGCCGTCGACCTGCACGGCAACCTCTCGCAGAATGCCCGTGACCGGAACCTCGCGGAGTTCTCCTCCGGCGAAGTCCGGGTGCTGGTGGCCACGGACGTCGCCGCGCGCGGGGTGCACGTGGACGACGTCGAACTGGTCATCCATGTCGACCCGCCCACCGAACACAAGGCTTATCTGCACCGTTCGGGCCGGACCGCCCGGGCCGGTTCGGATGGCACGGTGGTCACGATCTCGCTTCCCGAGCAGCAGCAGGACGTCAAAAAGCTGATGCGCGCGGCGGGCGTCGACGTGGCCTTCGAAAAGGTCACCGCGACTTCGCCGCTGATTGCCAAGCTCGTTGGCGACGTGGCCGAGAAGATCGACCCGCGGACCCGGGCCGCGCTGCTCGCGGCGAAAGCCCCGCAGCAAGGCGGCGGCCGGTCCACCGGGGCAAACGCCGAGCGGAAGCGCACCCAGCGTGCGGAAGGCGGCCGAGGCCGTTCGCAAGGCGGCCAGCGCGGCGGTCAGCGTCAAGCTGCTGCCGGCAACCGCGAGGAACGCCGCCGGGATCAGCCGCAGGCGCCGAGATTCGGTTCGGATGCTCCGCGGAGTGTCCGTTCCAATGGCCGGACCGATTCGGCCCGCACCAGTTCGCCCCGTACTGCCGGAGCCGGCAACGGCTCCCAGCGGGGCAGTGCGGGCCGGAACGCTTCTGGCCATGGCAGCGCCAACCAGGGCGGCTCCATCGAGCACGCTCCGGCGCAGCGCCGCAGCCGTCCTTCGGGCCCGCGCCGGGCCGGCGCACCCGCATCGAACGCGCGTCGGGGCTAG
- a CDS encoding MarR family winged helix-turn-helix transcriptional regulator, whose protein sequence is MTLVVDAVFRLNGAFLAAGDRLAEPSGITAAQWQVLGYLRRQELAQQQTTAAEVARSRGLRRQSVQETVNRLVGKGFLRRSSNPDDRRAPLLELTGQVREALASVDARRERWVQAMQQRVPPASLAALLAGLDEVQAALDEAERN, encoded by the coding sequence ATGACCTTGGTCGTCGACGCCGTTTTCCGGCTCAACGGTGCATTTCTGGCCGCTGGCGACCGGCTTGCCGAGCCGTCCGGAATCACTGCGGCGCAGTGGCAGGTGCTGGGATATCTGCGCAGGCAGGAACTCGCGCAGCAGCAGACGACGGCGGCCGAGGTGGCCCGATCGCGCGGCTTGCGCCGGCAGAGCGTCCAGGAGACCGTCAACCGCCTAGTCGGGAAGGGCTTCCTGCGCCGCAGCAGCAATCCGGACGACCGGAGAGCACCGCTGCTGGAGCTCACCGGGCAGGTCAGGGAGGCCTTGGCTTCGGTTGACGCGCGCCGGGAGCGATGGGTGCAGGCGATGCAGCAGCGGGTTCCGCCGGCTTCGTTGGCGGCATTGCTCGCCGGGCTCGATGAGGTCCAGGCCGCGCTCGACGAGGCTGAGCGGAACTGA